One stretch of Sander vitreus isolate 19-12246 chromosome 16, sanVit1, whole genome shotgun sequence DNA includes these proteins:
- the LOC144531662 gene encoding SOSS complex subunit C-like yields the protein MATNPPGQAFPNKARVAILAELEKERRRLMSTPGGSISLSRPSLKDFRDNAEQQHIAAQQKAALQHAHTHSTGFFITQDSSFGNLILPVIPRLEPETS from the exons ATGGCTACTAATCCTCCAGGACAAg CCTTTCCAAACAAGGCGCGGGTGGCGATCCTGGCCGAGctagagaaggagaggagacggCTGATGAGCACTCCTGGAGGCAG CATCTCCCTGTCCAGACCTAGTCTGAAGGATTTCAGGGACAACGCAGAACAGCAGCACATCGCTGCCCAGCAGAAAGCTGCCCTGCAG cacgcacacacacactccacaggCTTCTTCATCACTCAGGACTCCTCGTTCGGGAACCTCATCCTCCCCGTCATACCACGCCTGGAACCTGAGACTTCTTGA